AATCACACCGTTGATCGCTGAATATGCTGCCGTAGCAGGGCTAACTAGATAGATGGACGCCTTCGAATTGCCCATACGACCCTTGAAATTACGGTTTGCCGTCGAGAGAACGTTTTCGCCGTCAGCTGGTATACCGCCACCAGTGCCGACACATGGGCCACAACCAGGTGTGAGAATAGCCCCTCCAGCCTTCACTATCTTTGCGAGAATCCCTTCCTCCAATGCTTTCAAATAAATTTCCCTCGAAGCTGGTGCGACTATCAACCTTGTCCGGTTCGCCACCTTCTTGCCATCGAGAATTCCAGCTGCGATGCGCAGGTCTTCGAGCCGTCCATTTGTGCATGTTCCGATGAAGACCTCATCGATTTCTACGCCAAGAACATCATCAACTGGCACAACTTGATCAACCTGGTGCGGCTTTGCAACCTGCGGTGGAAGTTTAGAAAGGTCCTCTCTGATCACCTTTTCATACTTTGCATCATCAGTCGCATCGACCCCTTTGATCATCTTTGATGTGCGACCCCTGAGATAATCAATGACCTTTCCATCACAACGCATCAATCCGACCTTTGCGCCTGTCTCAACAGCCATATTAGCGATCGTCATCCGCGCTTCGACAGACAAAGCGTCGATGACCTCCCCATAAATTTCCAGTGCCTTGTAGGTCGCACCATCAGCGGTCAGGGATCCGACCATATATAATGCGACGTCTTTCGAAAAAACACCTGGCTGCAGAATACCGTCGTAGATGAGCTTGATTGTTGATGGTACTTTCAACCATGTCATTCCACTGATGAGTGCTGCCGCAACATCTGTTGAGC
The sequence above is drawn from the Methanomassiliicoccales archaeon genome and encodes:
- a CDS encoding 3-isopropylmalate dehydratase large subunit, whose protein sequence is MGTISENIISNHIGAQVEAGDIVVVPVDFIMSQDGTTALTIQAFEKMGGKSVYAPGRYAIVIDHNAPSPVEGVSNIHKEMRRFALRYGAILYDVGEGVCHQLIPEKGHALPGSIVIGADSHTCTYGALNAFATGMGSTDVAAALISGMTWLKVPSTIKLIYDGILQPGVFSKDVALYMVGSLTADGATYKALEIYGEVIDALSVEARMTIANMAVETGAKVGLMRCDGKVIDYLRGRTSKMIKGVDATDDAKYEKVIREDLSKLPPQVAKPHQVDQVVPVDDVLGVEIDEVFIGTCTNGRLEDLRIAAGILDGKKVANRTRLIVAPASREIYLKALEEGILAKIVKAGGAILTPGCGPCVGTGGGIPADGENVLSTANRNFKGRMGNSKASIYLVSPATAAYSAINGVISDPREVFQ